In one window of Lacticaseibacillus casei DSM 20011 = JCM 1134 = ATCC 393 DNA:
- a CDS encoding ECF transporter S component, whose product MTRRGKAYNIAIIGILGALIILQAYILMVGYVQIFPAWPAISTIHLTVIIGGIVLGYGGGASLGLLWGLTSLIRAYTSATDPVTLLLFRNPIIALVPRVMVGLVAAFIFHQMFKRHQSALAQTIKMVFAGVAGALTNTLLVIGFTWLLFSSKAAQIVPGANASNLGWLLITALAINAVAEALLGGIVTPILGHALLRFRRK is encoded by the coding sequence ATGACGCGTCGAGGGAAAGCGTATAACATTGCTATTATTGGAATTCTCGGTGCTTTAATTATCCTCCAGGCTTATATTCTGATGGTGGGGTATGTTCAGATTTTTCCAGCCTGGCCTGCCATTTCGACGATTCATTTGACCGTCATTATTGGTGGGATTGTTCTAGGATATGGCGGTGGTGCCAGTCTTGGCTTATTATGGGGGCTGACTAGCCTGATTCGTGCTTATACATCAGCGACTGATCCTGTGACTTTATTGCTTTTTCGTAATCCGATTATTGCATTGGTGCCGCGCGTCATGGTGGGTCTCGTGGCGGCGTTTATCTTTCACCAAATGTTTAAGCGCCATCAAAGTGCGCTGGCGCAAACGATTAAAATGGTATTCGCCGGTGTGGCCGGTGCCTTGACCAACACACTTTTGGTCATTGGCTTTACATGGTTGCTTTTTTCGAGCAAGGCTGCGCAAATTGTGCCAGGTGCTAATGCATCCAATCTTGGGTGGCTGCTGATCACGGCGCTGGCCATTAACGCGGTTGCTGAAGCTTTGCTAGGCGGTATTGTCACACCCATCTTAGGCCATGCGTTACTGCGTTTTCGGCGAAAGTAG
- a CDS encoding M20 family metallopeptidase, with product MTDEEQQVVDLLQAMVQVPSVGAKEGQVAELIEAYLAPELQAGLIKRERITYAPGRDNLVLTVGDPNAKRWLGVDGHMDVVDAGDESKWQFPPFSGQVKDGKLYGRGATDMKSGLAAVVVALKQVAHAQLDHGIQLMATVGEEIDNYGARQLAAAGYGDRLNGLLVAEPGNSNVDAAERGIIDYTLTAHGKAAHSSRPDLGANAIHGLFAFANAALTATAPLQAKDDPILGHATHNIDIIHGGNQINSLPESAYLRGNIRTTMIADNDAFIQALKQAAKTPVPKGVHLSLSIDSVLGAAAASPDNVLIEAVQQARQRIGLDRGAVAYRTGITDAALFYHDGLDLAIYGPGNDTSHETNEYVTLQDVFDSVKVYKDVFLNY from the coding sequence TTGACGGATGAAGAGCAGCAAGTCGTTGATTTATTGCAGGCAATGGTACAAGTACCGAGTGTTGGCGCAAAAGAAGGTCAAGTTGCTGAGCTGATTGAGGCTTATTTAGCCCCTGAGTTGCAAGCCGGTTTAATTAAGCGCGAGCGGATCACATATGCGCCGGGACGGGATAATCTGGTTTTGACCGTTGGCGATCCAAATGCCAAACGGTGGCTAGGTGTCGATGGGCACATGGATGTTGTCGATGCCGGCGATGAATCCAAATGGCAGTTTCCACCGTTTTCAGGACAGGTAAAAGACGGCAAGTTATATGGCCGCGGGGCAACGGATATGAAATCCGGGTTGGCAGCGGTGGTTGTCGCTTTGAAACAAGTCGCGCATGCGCAACTGGATCATGGGATTCAGTTGATGGCCACTGTCGGTGAAGAAATCGATAATTATGGCGCCCGGCAATTGGCCGCAGCGGGTTATGGCGACCGCCTCAATGGTCTTTTAGTGGCAGAGCCTGGCAATAGTAATGTGGATGCGGCTGAGCGCGGGATTATCGATTATACGTTGACCGCACATGGTAAAGCGGCCCATTCATCGCGGCCGGATCTTGGGGCCAATGCCATTCACGGTTTGTTTGCATTTGCCAATGCGGCGTTGACTGCAACAGCGCCATTGCAGGCCAAGGATGATCCGATTTTGGGACACGCTACGCACAATATTGATATTATTCATGGCGGGAACCAGATCAACTCGCTACCTGAGTCGGCCTATCTGCGTGGCAATATTCGCACAACCATGATTGCCGACAATGATGCGTTTATTCAGGCGCTAAAACAAGCGGCGAAAACGCCTGTACCAAAAGGCGTGCATCTGTCACTTTCAATTGACTCAGTGCTGGGTGCGGCCGCTGCTTCGCCTGACAATGTCTTGATTGAGGCCGTTCAGCAGGCCCGGCAACGTATCGGGCTTGACCGCGGGGCAGTGGCGTATCGGACTGGGATTACGGATGCGGCCTTGTTCTATCACGATGGGTTAGATCTGGCAATTTATGGGCCGGGAAATGATACATCACATGAGACCAACGAATATGTGACGCTTCAAGATGTTTTTGACAGTGTGAAAGTTTATAAAGATGTTTTCCTGAACTATTAA
- a CDS encoding SprT family protein, whose product MTNQELQARVEAISMAAFHQPFRHRAIFNARLKTTGGRFHPADMNLDFNPKLFAAYPPAITDGIIKHELVHYHLYAQHCGYQHRDHDFRQLLAAVGGSRFAPPLPTTGRQYAYVCTQCGRQFIRRRRIDVRRYACGHCRGKLRLQKTVIS is encoded by the coding sequence ATGACAAACCAAGAACTGCAGGCACGCGTGGAGGCAATCTCCATGGCGGCATTTCACCAACCGTTCCGCCACCGTGCCATTTTCAATGCCCGGCTTAAAACAACTGGCGGCCGGTTTCATCCAGCTGACATGAATTTGGACTTTAACCCCAAACTCTTTGCCGCTTATCCCCCAGCAATCACCGATGGCATCATTAAGCACGAACTGGTGCATTATCATTTGTACGCCCAGCATTGCGGGTACCAACACCGCGATCATGATTTCCGCCAATTACTGGCAGCAGTTGGCGGGTCCCGCTTTGCTCCGCCGCTACCCACGACCGGCCGTCAATATGCCTATGTTTGTACGCAATGCGGCCGGCAATTCATTCGTCGGCGGCGGATTGACGTCAGACGGTATGCCTGTGGCCACTGCCGAGGCAAGTTACGACTACAAAAAACGGTGATCAGTTGA
- a CDS encoding aldose epimerase, producing MKLSAKIFAKVGQERITQYTLVNDHHMTLRFLTFGARVQQVRLPNATGFDPNLLLGFVTLEDYLHQPGFFGAMTGPLQPAEANVSGAWQNWNWAVKTSQDPDLVITFSLDLPEGADGQPGTRQLSVTHRLNNANVWTIDMAIQTSASIHQHPRLVLPWLLTADPAQKMMQAKLTIASQPSMIAQQSKVYAAQDYDLVAADWQLHYVTDAQATRIDPFADIGTQNNFNGILGQPHVAIGFAPEANLQAQAWELPAGATWRHHAEYHLGIRQKS from the coding sequence ATGAAACTAAGCGCCAAAATTTTTGCCAAAGTCGGTCAGGAACGAATTACCCAATATACTTTGGTGAACGATCATCACATGACCTTACGCTTTTTAACGTTTGGTGCCCGGGTCCAACAGGTTCGTCTGCCTAACGCGACCGGGTTTGACCCTAACTTACTGCTTGGATTTGTCACTTTAGAAGACTATCTGCACCAGCCGGGGTTTTTCGGCGCCATGACCGGTCCGCTGCAACCAGCCGAAGCCAATGTCTCTGGCGCATGGCAAAATTGGAACTGGGCGGTGAAAACCAGTCAGGATCCTGATTTAGTCATCACGTTCTCGCTAGACTTGCCAGAAGGTGCCGATGGCCAACCTGGCACGCGTCAACTTAGCGTTACCCACCGGCTCAACAACGCAAACGTCTGGACCATTGACATGGCGATCCAAACCAGCGCTTCAATTCATCAACATCCCCGCCTGGTATTGCCTTGGCTGCTCACGGCTGATCCCGCGCAAAAGATGATGCAGGCTAAATTAACAATTGCTTCGCAGCCAAGTATGATCGCGCAACAGTCAAAAGTTTATGCGGCTCAGGACTACGACTTAGTAGCCGCTGACTGGCAACTCCATTACGTGACAGATGCCCAAGCTACGAGAATCGATCCATTTGCCGATATTGGTACGCAAAACAACTTCAACGGCATCCTCGGACAGCCGCATGTGGCAATCGGCTTTGCTCCTGAAGCTAATTTGCAAGCTCAAGCCTGGGAACTTCCTGCAGGTGCGACATGGCGCCATCATGCTGAATATCACCTAGGCATTCGGCAGAAGTCGTAA
- a CDS encoding thiolase family protein, with amino-acid sequence MEEVVILSAKRTPIGKLGGELAGASAVDLGVAAAQAAIKAARVDPEQLDQAIFGNVLQAGSGQNVARQIALKSGMANRSTAMTVNEVCGSGLKAIRLGQAAIQLSEATAVLVGGTESMSQVPYYAEAMRAGHKFGDTAFVDGLSRDGLNDAFSQQPMGITAENIATRFEISRRDQDEFALRSHLRAAAAAAEGRFKSQMAPVTIAGRHGDVTVETDSAIRPDTSLAQLAKLPPVFEVGGTVTAGNASGINDGAAALVLMAKSKAEQLGLHYLATITDYTEVGIDPDIMGYAPKLAIDQLLQTNGTSISSIDQVELNEAFASQSVAVMRDLGLTDEQVNINGGALALGHPLGASGARIMVSLLYNLAERDEKTGIPALCVGGGIGIAMQVVRHV; translated from the coding sequence ATGGAAGAAGTTGTCATTCTCAGTGCTAAGCGAACGCCGATTGGGAAGCTGGGTGGCGAGCTTGCTGGTGCCAGTGCGGTTGATTTGGGGGTTGCAGCGGCACAGGCAGCTATTAAAGCGGCGCGGGTTGACCCTGAGCAATTGGATCAGGCTATTTTCGGGAATGTTTTACAGGCCGGTTCCGGTCAGAATGTGGCGCGGCAAATTGCGTTAAAAAGCGGGATGGCAAATCGCTCCACGGCCATGACGGTCAATGAAGTGTGCGGATCCGGGTTAAAGGCGATTCGGCTGGGACAGGCGGCGATTCAATTAAGCGAAGCCACTGCTGTGCTGGTTGGCGGTACTGAAAGCATGAGCCAAGTTCCTTATTACGCCGAAGCCATGCGCGCCGGTCATAAATTTGGCGACACGGCATTTGTTGACGGACTCAGCCGCGACGGTCTAAATGACGCCTTCAGTCAGCAACCCATGGGGATCACTGCGGAAAATATTGCCACGCGCTTTGAGATTAGCCGTCGCGACCAAGATGAGTTTGCCTTGCGCTCCCATTTACGCGCGGCAGCTGCAGCGGCTGAAGGTCGATTTAAATCGCAGATGGCGCCAGTCACGATTGCCGGTCGCCATGGCGATGTCACCGTCGAAACCGATTCCGCCATCCGTCCAGACACTTCGCTGGCTCAGCTAGCCAAGCTGCCGCCGGTTTTTGAAGTTGGCGGTACGGTGACGGCTGGCAATGCAAGCGGTATTAATGATGGTGCGGCGGCTTTGGTTTTGATGGCCAAAAGTAAAGCCGAGCAACTAGGACTACATTATTTAGCGACGATTACGGATTATACTGAAGTTGGCATTGATCCGGATATCATGGGTTATGCGCCTAAATTGGCGATTGACCAGTTGCTTCAGACCAATGGCACTTCGATTTCGTCCATTGATCAAGTCGAGCTCAATGAAGCCTTTGCCTCCCAAAGCGTCGCGGTGATGCGTGACTTGGGATTAACCGATGAACAGGTGAATATCAATGGCGGTGCCTTAGCGTTAGGACATCCACTTGGGGCGTCCGGTGCGCGCATTATGGTTTCATTACTTTATAACTTAGCAGAACGTGATGAAAAGACCGGTATTCCAGCTTTATGTGTTGGCGGTGGTATCGGCATTGCGATGCAGGTCGTCCGGCATGTTTAG
- a CDS encoding ABC transporter permease translates to MSLGVSAIGQGLLYGLIGLGLFLTFRVLDFPDMTVEGTFPFGAAVAVSAITHGISPIIATLLATGAGMLAGLATGLLTTKGRIPVLLAGILVMTGLFSINLRIMGRANLSLLHQANLFQESFLKDLPPYFNSVVIGLVVAVVVVGLLMLFLNTQLGQGFIAAGDNPNMARSLGIDPDHQMVLGLMVGNGLVGLAGGLLAQNNGYADVNMGIGIIVIGLAAIIIGEVVFGELTLSQRLVAVILGSILYRFVLLVVLALGFNADDLKLISAVVLAVAIMVPQIDHQLRLRRVLQKGVQAHG, encoded by the coding sequence ATGAGTTTAGGCGTTTCGGCAATTGGTCAAGGATTACTTTATGGATTAATTGGACTTGGCTTGTTTTTAACATTTCGGGTTCTGGATTTTCCCGATATGACAGTTGAAGGGACTTTCCCGTTTGGGGCGGCCGTTGCGGTTAGTGCGATTACCCATGGCATTTCGCCGATCATTGCGACACTACTTGCTACCGGAGCGGGGATGCTGGCGGGCTTGGCAACAGGCTTATTAACGACAAAGGGACGGATTCCGGTCTTGCTCGCTGGTATTTTGGTTATGACCGGTTTGTTTTCGATTAACTTAAGAATTATGGGCCGGGCGAACTTATCCTTGTTGCACCAAGCCAATCTTTTTCAGGAATCGTTTTTGAAGGATCTGCCGCCATACTTTAACAGCGTTGTGATTGGGCTGGTGGTTGCGGTCGTTGTCGTCGGATTACTGATGCTGTTTTTAAACACCCAGTTGGGCCAGGGCTTCATCGCTGCCGGAGATAATCCGAACATGGCGCGTAGTTTGGGGATTGATCCTGATCATCAAATGGTGCTTGGCTTAATGGTTGGGAATGGGCTTGTCGGACTTGCCGGGGGCCTGTTAGCACAGAACAATGGCTATGCGGATGTCAATATGGGCATCGGGATCATTGTTATCGGGCTTGCTGCCATCATCATCGGTGAAGTCGTTTTCGGTGAACTGACCTTGTCACAGCGCTTGGTCGCCGTGATTCTGGGCAGTATTCTATACCGGTTTGTTCTGCTAGTGGTTTTGGCACTGGGATTCAACGCCGACGACCTGAAATTGATTTCGGCAGTGGTCCTAGCCGTTGCCATCATGGTGCCGCAAATCGATCATCAACTGCGATTACGGCGAGTTTTGCAAAAAGGGGTGCAGGCACATGGCTGA
- a CDS encoding TIM barrel protein produces MLLGLKASTDERQIRDRLQYHPDVFEFHLTENDFTAEGWNHFLKMVTWVRSQVPTVVFHHPMRFRGQRNELAMNPTKYPTRYDFMMTSSIKLMNLAKKVNATALIHGGYRVDTPGDYAGWTDVAKAQDVALARMIAFAQEAPGHVVFENSMSPIFRYGDPDFEARILRWHLPLAYDTSHTFITLHGDNDRLMASLANLKPLVRHYHLVDSMGKTHDSLPLGQGRIDWARVLPLLNPKASRIYEIGLKDQFNCEEMIASHHYLEKVSEELAAAKHPA; encoded by the coding sequence ATGTTACTGGGATTAAAAGCTAGTACAGATGAACGGCAGATTCGTGATCGGTTGCAGTATCATCCGGACGTATTTGAATTTCACTTAACCGAAAATGATTTTACGGCTGAAGGATGGAACCATTTTTTGAAAATGGTGACTTGGGTGCGCAGTCAAGTGCCCACAGTGGTTTTCCATCATCCGATGCGATTCCGTGGTCAACGCAATGAATTAGCCATGAATCCAACCAAGTATCCGACGCGTTATGATTTTATGATGACCAGTTCGATTAAGCTCATGAATCTGGCCAAAAAGGTGAATGCGACGGCGTTGATCCATGGGGGTTATCGGGTGGACACACCAGGCGATTATGCTGGGTGGACGGACGTTGCCAAGGCGCAGGATGTTGCTTTAGCGCGGATGATTGCGTTTGCTCAGGAGGCGCCGGGACACGTTGTCTTTGAAAACTCTATGTCCCCCATTTTTCGCTATGGCGATCCTGATTTTGAGGCGCGGATATTGCGTTGGCACCTACCACTAGCCTATGATACCAGCCACACCTTCATCACGCTTCACGGCGATAATGATCGGCTCATGGCCAGTCTGGCGAATCTAAAGCCTTTGGTTCGGCACTATCATCTTGTCGATTCGATGGGCAAAACGCATGACAGCTTGCCTCTGGGACAGGGACGAATCGATTGGGCGCGGGTTTTGCCGCTGCTCAACCCTAAGGCCAGTCGGATTTATGAAATCGGGTTGAAGGATCAGTTCAACTGTGAGGAAATGATCGCCAGCCATCACTATTTAGAAAAGGTGTCTGAAGAATTAGCCGCAGCCAAGCATCCAGCCTAA
- a CDS encoding restriction endonuclease: MRTLLKKAYQLLWALFILALAYSFWARDILPRQLRPYGDPASFVIISLFVVVNAILLYHHHFRFRDLKMENVDIMEGEKFEEFCAYLLKRNGFKHIQLTQASGDQGIDIIARKKGQSIGFQCKRYTGFVGNKAVQEVWAGHQFYKLDQAAVITNSDFSDSAIALADDLGVMLIDRKKLKRLMRRLPS; encoded by the coding sequence ATGAGAACGTTACTTAAGAAGGCCTATCAATTACTGTGGGCACTGTTTATTCTGGCACTTGCTTACAGTTTCTGGGCCCGCGACATTCTGCCCCGGCAGTTGCGACCATATGGCGATCCGGCAAGTTTTGTGATTATTAGTCTGTTTGTGGTGGTGAATGCCATCTTGCTTTACCATCATCATTTTCGCTTCCGTGATTTGAAAATGGAAAATGTCGACATCATGGAAGGCGAGAAATTTGAGGAGTTTTGCGCATACTTGTTGAAGCGAAACGGGTTTAAACATATTCAACTCACACAAGCTTCCGGTGATCAGGGAATCGACATTATCGCCCGAAAGAAGGGGCAGTCCATTGGGTTTCAATGCAAGCGGTATACCGGTTTTGTCGGTAACAAGGCAGTGCAAGAGGTTTGGGCTGGCCATCAATTTTATAAACTTGATCAAGCTGCGGTGATCACCAATAGCGATTTTTCCGATTCGGCAATCGCCTTAGCAGATGATCTGGGGGTCATGCTGATTGATCGTAAAAAACTCAAGCGACTTATGAGAAGACTGCCAAGTTGA
- a CDS encoding GNAT family N-acetyltransferase, with protein sequence MLREAQFVDLSAIVDLYQQLTTEMATLAPDTYRPLATDNRQYFADYLQNDLARLFVTESHGKLTGFALVVLAQTSASPEFVPQHFAQLIDLFVIPDQRHHGLAKQLMAAVTAFAKSHQASFIQLNVLSANKTAREVYAKAGFEPVNLTLQKPLN encoded by the coding sequence ATGCTTCGTGAAGCCCAGTTTGTTGATCTGTCTGCAATCGTGGATCTTTACCAACAGCTTACAACGGAAATGGCGACATTGGCGCCAGACACGTATCGACCATTAGCCACTGATAACCGCCAATATTTTGCCGATTATCTGCAAAACGACCTTGCCCGGTTATTTGTGACCGAAAGTCATGGGAAACTTACCGGTTTTGCTTTGGTTGTCTTAGCACAAACCAGTGCCAGTCCTGAATTCGTGCCGCAACATTTTGCCCAACTCATCGATCTCTTCGTCATCCCTGATCAGCGTCATCACGGCTTGGCAAAGCAGCTGATGGCGGCAGTTACGGCTTTTGCCAAAAGTCACCAGGCATCTTTTATCCAACTCAATGTCCTCAGTGCTAATAAGACGGCTCGTGAAGTATACGCCAAGGCCGGTTTTGAACCAGTCAATTTAACGTTACAAAAGCCACTCAACTGA
- the trpX gene encoding tryptophan ABC transporter substrate-binding protein, whose protein sequence is MKRMLGLIIIIFGFLGIAYFQSGTTTQRTQTKPTVGILQLTTHPVLDAIHKGIISGLKDKGYVNGKNIKIDFQNAENDQSNLKSMSERFTQENAAATVGIATPAAQALANVNQKTPIILGAITDPVAAKLVKNVKKPGGNITGVSDQAPIAAQLKLIRQIMPDAKTLGVIATSSDDSAQIQAKMVAKLGPKEGFTVKRYAISSTNDLNQVASQMVSQVDAVFVPTDNTVASAMQTLVAAANARKVPIFPTVDTMVKQGGVATIGINQFHLGVVTGHMLADVLKGKTKPATTPIHFEKKGELILNEKQAKQLGLTLPSALVKQAETKGTVIK, encoded by the coding sequence ATGAAGCGAATGCTTGGATTGATCATCATCATTTTCGGCTTTTTAGGCATTGCCTATTTTCAAAGCGGTACGACAACGCAACGGACGCAAACAAAGCCAACAGTAGGAATTTTACAGCTGACGACTCACCCGGTGTTAGATGCGATTCATAAAGGCATTATTTCAGGACTAAAAGATAAGGGTTACGTTAACGGAAAAAACATTAAGATCGACTTCCAGAATGCTGAAAATGATCAGAGCAATCTGAAGTCAATGTCGGAACGGTTTACCCAAGAAAATGCGGCGGCCACCGTGGGAATTGCAACACCGGCGGCTCAGGCACTGGCCAATGTTAACCAGAAAACGCCGATCATTCTTGGGGCCATTACCGATCCGGTGGCGGCTAAATTAGTCAAAAATGTCAAAAAACCAGGTGGCAATATAACCGGCGTTTCGGACCAGGCGCCGATTGCAGCCCAACTAAAGCTGATTCGGCAAATCATGCCGGATGCTAAAACGCTGGGTGTCATTGCCACCTCTAGTGACGATTCGGCTCAGATACAGGCTAAAATGGTCGCAAAACTCGGGCCTAAAGAAGGCTTTACGGTAAAACGGTATGCGATTAGTTCTACCAATGATTTAAACCAGGTGGCAAGCCAAATGGTCAGCCAAGTTGATGCGGTTTTCGTACCGACTGACAACACGGTCGCCAGTGCCATGCAAACGCTGGTTGCGGCGGCCAATGCGCGTAAAGTGCCGATTTTCCCGACTGTTGATACCATGGTTAAACAAGGCGGGGTCGCCACAATTGGGATTAACCAATTTCATTTAGGCGTTGTCACCGGACACATGTTAGCGGATGTTTTGAAAGGTAAAACCAAACCCGCAACGACGCCTATTCATTTTGAAAAAAAAGGCGAGCTTATTTTAAACGAGAAACAGGCAAAACAGTTAGGGTTGACCTTACCTAGTGCGTTAGTCAAACAGGCAGAGACGAAAGGAACGGTGATCAAATGA
- a CDS encoding ABC transporter ATP-binding protein, whose translation MAELILDHVTVNVPVATEVKTLLQDVTLTVKTGDFVTVLGHNGAGKSTLFNAITGDLPMSGGTVTLAGKKLNGQRPEQRARHIARVFQDPKMGTAPRMTVAENLLLASHRGQRLSLRSRGLTAQKERLKELAAKTGNGLAEALDKPTEQLSGGQRQALSLLMATMREPDLLLLDEHTAALDPHTSQSIMTLTNEIVSGQHLTCLMITHQVEDALRYGTRLIVLDAGQIVADFDQKRKAALTREDVLAFFS comes from the coding sequence ATGGCTGAATTAATATTAGATCACGTCACAGTCAATGTACCGGTCGCAACGGAAGTAAAAACCTTGCTTCAAGACGTGACGTTAACGGTCAAAACCGGTGATTTCGTAACAGTCTTAGGCCATAACGGCGCAGGAAAATCGACGCTGTTTAACGCCATTACCGGTGATCTGCCGATGAGCGGAGGAACGGTGACCTTAGCCGGTAAAAAGTTGAATGGCCAACGTCCCGAGCAACGGGCGCGTCACATTGCCCGAGTCTTCCAAGATCCAAAAATGGGCACAGCCCCGCGGATGACGGTCGCCGAAAACTTGCTATTAGCCAGTCACCGTGGCCAGCGCTTAAGTTTGCGCTCACGGGGACTTACTGCCCAAAAGGAGCGGCTGAAAGAACTTGCGGCCAAAACCGGGAATGGTCTGGCTGAAGCGCTTGATAAGCCGACTGAACAACTTTCCGGCGGGCAACGGCAGGCACTGAGTCTGTTAATGGCCACCATGCGAGAGCCTGATCTGTTATTACTTGATGAGCACACGGCAGCACTGGACCCGCACACGAGCCAATCAATCATGACGCTGACTAACGAAATTGTTTCGGGCCAACATTTAACCTGCTTAATGATTACCCATCAAGTCGAAGATGCGTTACGCTATGGCACCCGCTTAATTGTTTTGGATGCCGGCCAAATTGTGGCTGATTTTGATCAAAAGAGAAAAGCTGCGCTAACCCGTGAGGATGTGTTGGCGTTCTTTAGCTAA